A window from Tenrec ecaudatus isolate mTenEca1 chromosome Y, mTenEca1.hap1, whole genome shotgun sequence encodes these proteins:
- the LOC142435562 gene encoding uncharacterized protein LOC142435562 isoform X2 — MEKLWETIERCGKTSLQAPDLTETQSSLPEGNPFQCGACGTLFLDPSSYHHRVGSRPGCNTCGWDLCGEASSCHFNEAAPVRTLKRQESHIQELRERKEFGCLTTLKNPGRTASGERRSECRKSGDVVFNFSARWTHLRDDHCDGQGFTKSNGDPPPLVLRKTPDGLDKPCVGQECGKDFRPSSSLSQPVQTQQGMGPYACKECGKAFTSSSYLTIHGRLHSGEKPYPCQECGKAFRHSSNFIKHLRIHSGERPYECKECGKTFSVSDTLHKHTRTHTGEKPYACTECGKTFITASYLTRHVRIHHGERPYECTECGKTFSSSSYLTLHGKLHRGEKPYGCKECGKAFGHPSNLTKHLRNHSGERPYACKECGKAFTSSSALALHLRVHRGEKPYGCKECGKSFTSSSYLFMHIRLHRGEKPYACKECGKVFGLPSNLTKHQRIHTGERPYPCKECGKAFSRSDNLSKHRRTHTGENSYESKQCGKAFRQLTKLMEHNWAHSGSGAVHANRVGEPLGIPPSLLYTEHTVE; from the coding sequence ATGGAAAAACTCTGGGAAACGATTGAACGCTGCGGGAAAACCTCCCTCCAGGCTCCAGATCTGACTGAGACACAAAGCAGCCTTCCAGAAGGAAATCCGTTTCAGTGCGGTGCGTGTGGAACACTCTTCCTGGATCCCTCATCGTACCATCACCGTGTCGGATCTCGCCCAGGATGCAATACCTGCGGCTGGGATCTGTGTGGAGAAGCCAGCAGTTGTCACTTTAATGAAGCCGCCCCGGTCAGGACTCTTAAAAGACAGGAATCCCATATCCAGGAGCTACGTGAGAGGAAGGAATTCGGTTGCTTGACAACCCTTAAGAATCCCGGGAGGACAGCCTCTGGTGAGAGGCGCTCTGAATGCCGGAAATCAGGAGACGTTGTCTTTAATTTCTCAGCCCGTTGGACACACCTGAGAGATGACCACTGTGATGGTCAAGGATTTACCAAGTCCAACGGTGACCCGCCACCCCTAGTTTTACGTAAAACACCCGACGGCTTGGACAAGCCTTGTGTCGGCCAGGAATGTGGGAAGGACTTTAgaccttcctcctccctctcccagccTGTGCAAACTCAGCAGGGAATGGGGCCTTACGCGTGCAAGGAATGCGGCAAAGCTTTCACGAGTTCCTCGTACCTTACCATCCACGGAAGActtcacagtggagagaagccGTACCCGTgtcaggaatgtgggaaagcctttcggCATTCCTCCAACTTCATTAAACACCTAAGGATTCACAGCGGAGAAAGACCGTACGAGTGTAAGGAATGCGGGAAGACCTTCAGTGTGTCCGATACCCTTCACAAGCACACGCGGACTCACACCGGGGAGAAGCCGTACGCGTGTACGGAGTGCGGGAAAACGTTCATCACTGCCTCCTACCTTACCCGGCACGTGAGAATTCACCacggagagaggccttatgaatgcacGGAATGCGGgaaaactttctctagttcctCGTACCTTACTCTCCATGGAAAACTTCACCGGGGAGAAAAGCCTTACGGATGTAAGGAGTGCGGGAAAGCCTTCGGACACCCCTCCAATCTCACGAAGCATCTAAGAAATCACAGCGGGGAGAGGCCTTACGCGTGCAAGGAATGCGGCAAAGCCTTCACCAGCTCCTCCGCCCTCGCGCTGCATCTGAGAGTCCACCGCGGGGAGAAGCCGTAcggatgtaaggaatgtgggaagagCTTCACGAGCTCCTCGTACCTGTTCATGCATATCCGACTGCACCGCGGGGAGAAGCCCTACgcttgtaaggaatgtgggaaagtgtTCGGACTGCCGTCCAACCTTACCAAGCATCAGAGGATTCATACTGGGGAGAGGCCCTACCCTTGcaaggaatgtggcaaagccttcagTCGTTCCGATAACCTGAGTAAACACAGGCGGACGCACACTGGAGAGAATTCCTATGAAAGTAAGCAGTGTGGGAAAGCCTTCCGTCAGCTCACGAAGCTCATGGAGCATAACTGGGCTCACAGTGGGAGCGGAGCTGTTCATGCAAACCGGGTGGGAGAGCCTTTGGGGATCCCTCCCAGCTTGCTGTACACAGAACACACTGTGGAGTAA
- the LOC142435562 gene encoding uncharacterized protein LOC142435562 isoform X1, with protein sequence MCSHRMDSQSQLIADVAVVFTQEEWALLDLPQKKLYSDVMMETLRNLTFVVSENVKDGVQVSSEQIVHFFTENTWSSLSAESSEFHVSDARRRNQGRHGRNPRMEKLWETIERCGKTSLQAPDLTETQSSLPEGNPFQCGACGTLFLDPSSYHHRVGSRPGCNTCGWDLCGEASSCHFNEAAPVRTLKRQESHIQELRERKEFGCLTTLKNPGRTASGERRSECRKSGDVVFNFSARWTHLRDDHCDGQGFTKSNGDPPPLVLRKTPDGLDKPCVGQECGKDFRPSSSLSQPVQTQQGMGPYACKECGKAFTSSSYLTIHGRLHSGEKPYPCQECGKAFRHSSNFIKHLRIHSGERPYECKECGKTFSVSDTLHKHTRTHTGEKPYACTECGKTFITASYLTRHVRIHHGERPYECTECGKTFSSSSYLTLHGKLHRGEKPYGCKECGKAFGHPSNLTKHLRNHSGERPYACKECGKAFTSSSALALHLRVHRGEKPYGCKECGKSFTSSSYLFMHIRLHRGEKPYACKECGKVFGLPSNLTKHQRIHTGERPYPCKECGKAFSRSDNLSKHRRTHTGENSYESKQCGKAFRQLTKLMEHNWAHSGSGAVHANRVGEPLGIPPSLLYTEHTVE encoded by the exons GACTCTCAGTCGCAGTTGATTGCGGATGTGGCCGTGGTTTTTACCCAGGAGGAGTGGGCGTTGCTGGATCTTCCTCAGAAGAAACTCTACAGCGATGTAATGATGGAGACACTGAGAAACTTGACGTTTGTGG TCTCTGAAAACGTGAAGGACGGTGTACAAGTATCGAGTGAACAAATCGTGCATTTCTTCACGGAAAACACCTGGTCCTCCCTGTCAGCGGAAAGCTCGGAATTCCATGTCAGTGATGCCCGGCGTAGAAACCAGGGCAGACACGGGAG AAATCCTCGAATGGAAAAACTCTGGGAAACGATTGAACGCTGCGGGAAAACCTCCCTCCAGGCTCCAGATCTGACTGAGACACAAAGCAGCCTTCCAGAAGGAAATCCGTTTCAGTGCGGTGCGTGTGGAACACTCTTCCTGGATCCCTCATCGTACCATCACCGTGTCGGATCTCGCCCAGGATGCAATACCTGCGGCTGGGATCTGTGTGGAGAAGCCAGCAGTTGTCACTTTAATGAAGCCGCCCCGGTCAGGACTCTTAAAAGACAGGAATCCCATATCCAGGAGCTACGTGAGAGGAAGGAATTCGGTTGCTTGACAACCCTTAAGAATCCCGGGAGGACAGCCTCTGGTGAGAGGCGCTCTGAATGCCGGAAATCAGGAGACGTTGTCTTTAATTTCTCAGCCCGTTGGACACACCTGAGAGATGACCACTGTGATGGTCAAGGATTTACCAAGTCCAACGGTGACCCGCCACCCCTAGTTTTACGTAAAACACCCGACGGCTTGGACAAGCCTTGTGTCGGCCAGGAATGTGGGAAGGACTTTAgaccttcctcctccctctcccagccTGTGCAAACTCAGCAGGGAATGGGGCCTTACGCGTGCAAGGAATGCGGCAAAGCTTTCACGAGTTCCTCGTACCTTACCATCCACGGAAGActtcacagtggagagaagccGTACCCGTgtcaggaatgtgggaaagcctttcggCATTCCTCCAACTTCATTAAACACCTAAGGATTCACAGCGGAGAAAGACCGTACGAGTGTAAGGAATGCGGGAAGACCTTCAGTGTGTCCGATACCCTTCACAAGCACACGCGGACTCACACCGGGGAGAAGCCGTACGCGTGTACGGAGTGCGGGAAAACGTTCATCACTGCCTCCTACCTTACCCGGCACGTGAGAATTCACCacggagagaggccttatgaatgcacGGAATGCGGgaaaactttctctagttcctCGTACCTTACTCTCCATGGAAAACTTCACCGGGGAGAAAAGCCTTACGGATGTAAGGAGTGCGGGAAAGCCTTCGGACACCCCTCCAATCTCACGAAGCATCTAAGAAATCACAGCGGGGAGAGGCCTTACGCGTGCAAGGAATGCGGCAAAGCCTTCACCAGCTCCTCCGCCCTCGCGCTGCATCTGAGAGTCCACCGCGGGGAGAAGCCGTAcggatgtaaggaatgtgggaagagCTTCACGAGCTCCTCGTACCTGTTCATGCATATCCGACTGCACCGCGGGGAGAAGCCCTACgcttgtaaggaatgtgggaaagtgtTCGGACTGCCGTCCAACCTTACCAAGCATCAGAGGATTCATACTGGGGAGAGGCCCTACCCTTGcaaggaatgtggcaaagccttcagTCGTTCCGATAACCTGAGTAAACACAGGCGGACGCACACTGGAGAGAATTCCTATGAAAGTAAGCAGTGTGGGAAAGCCTTCCGTCAGCTCACGAAGCTCATGGAGCATAACTGGGCTCACAGTGGGAGCGGAGCTGTTCATGCAAACCGGGTGGGAGAGCCTTTGGGGATCCCTCCCAGCTTGCTGTACACAGAACACACTGTGGAGTAA